CGCTCTCTTACTGGCATTCTCAATTTTTGTTACCGGCTGTGATACAGGCTCGGATGCAAAAACGGGTACCATGACCGTTGAAATGACAGATGCGCCAATCGATACAGCCGATGCCGTTAATGTTGACATCGAAAGAGTAGAAGTAAACCGTGTAGGTGACCCGGATGGCTGGACCACCTTAAATGACTGGACCACCTTAAATGAAAAGAAGGAAACATATGATCTGCTGAACCTGGCAAACGGAGCCACAGCGGTAATAGGAAGGGCAGCATTGGAAGCCGGCACCTATCCGCAGATACGTCTGGTTCTGGCCGAAGAAGGTCATTCTGTGGAAGTTGACGGAAATGTCTATGACATGAAAGTACCCAGCGGAGCCCAAACAGGTATTAAGCTGAACATCAATGCTGAAATTGAAGAAGATATAGAGTATGTAGTACTTCTGGACTTTGATGCCAGCCGCTCAGTAGTACAAGCCGGTTCCAGCGAACAGGTACCTTATCTTCTCAACCCTGTTGTAAAAGCCAAGGAGAAGGCAATCACAGGCAATATTGAGGGAACCGTTGAACCGGCAGGTTCTGAGCCTGTTGTCTATGCTATTGATAATTCAGGCACCGAAGCCGATACACTGGCTTCCACCGTTGCCAATACTGAAGACGGTTACTTCAAGCTGATCGGATTGGAAGAAGGTACCTATGATGTATCCATCGATCCGAGAAATGACAATTACGCCATTGAAAATATCACTGATGTAAGCGTAACGGTAGAAGAGACCAACTCACTGGGTACCATCCAGGTAAGCCAGAACTAATGTGTTAATTCAATTCAACAAACAAAAGGCCTGCATGTAATTAAACATGCAGGCCTTTGCTATTTCCTTAAATTTATTTCAGCCGTTCAGGCAGTTACCATATCGGAATTGAACTCTTCGATACTGCTTTTTTTGATAGCTTCACCCATCAGGGTAGCAGAGGTACAATCATTGATGACTACTTCTACATAATCGCCTTTATTATAGTCTTCGCGATCGAAGACTACCATTTTATTGGTATCGGTACGACCGCATAGCTGTTCATCTGAACGTTTGCTTGTACCTTCGGCTAAAACCAAATGTTTTTTGCCAATCTCTTTTTTATTCAGTTCTTCCTGAATATTCATCTGCTGTTCAATGATTTCAGAAAGTCTTCTCTTCTTAACTTCCTCGGGAACGTTGTCTTCGTATTTACGCTGCGCCAGGGTACGACCTCGCTCGGAGTAGGCAAACATGTAGGCCAGGTCATACTTTACCTTTGCCATGAGCGACATGGTATCTTCGTGTTCCTCCTCAGTTTCATCACAAAAACCGGTAATGATATCTGTGGAAAGAGTTACACCCGGAATAATTTCTCGCATGGTGTCTATAAGATCAAGATACTGCTCGCGGGTATAAGGTCGCCGCATACGCTCCAGAACCTCATTATTCCCGGATTGCGCCGGAATGTGAATATAATTGCACAGGTTAGACTGCTCGGCAATGACGTGTAGCAACTCTTCCGGAAA
This is a stretch of genomic DNA from Halalkalibaculum roseum. It encodes these proteins:
- a CDS encoding DUF4382 domain-containing protein, which produces MKNLLKNRISGFSIALLLAFSIFVTGCDTGSDAKTGTMTVEMTDAPIDTADAVNVDIERVEVNRVGDPDGWTTLNDWTTLNEKKETYDLLNLANGATAVIGRAALEAGTYPQIRLVLAEEGHSVEVDGNVYDMKVPSGAQTGIKLNINAEIEEDIEYVVLLDFDASRSVVQAGSSEQVPYLLNPVVKAKEKAITGNIEGTVEPAGSEPVVYAIDNSGTEADTLASTVANTEDGYFKLIGLEEGTYDVSIDPRNDNYAIENITDVSVTVEETNSLGTIQVSQN